A genome region from Anolis carolinensis isolate JA03-04 chromosome 6, rAnoCar3.1.pri, whole genome shotgun sequence includes the following:
- the LOC103279202 gene encoding receptor activity-modifying protein 1 isoform X2, producing MRGLGRGLDEEQLASGAAAGSPCSKLSFLFSSGCTEVTYSDLEDEKLFEEEDLAIDCRDTYYDSIALHCWPKFHFVFVATDESNQCLWETIGSIYGELALCTGLLAEGMGCPISSPTLDAFFVKIHNEYFANCSLPTSTFVTQPSIGTVTILTFLTVCLVPISVVLLLRKI from the exons ATGAGGGGTTTAGGGCGAGGTTTGGATGAAGAACAGCTGGCCAGTGGGGCTGCTGCCGGATCTCCCTGCTCcaaactttcttttcttttttcttcaggaTGCACAGAAGTGACATACAGTGACCTCGAAGATGAAA AGTTATTTGAAGAGGAGGACCTGGCCATTGACTGCAGAGATACCTACTACGATTCGATAGCTTTGCATTGCTGGCCCAAATTTCACTTTGTCTTTGTGGCTACGGATGAGAGCAACCAGTGTCTCTGGGAAACAATTGGCAG TATTTATGGTGAACTTGCTCTCTGTACTGGGCTGCTGGCTGAAGGTATGGGCTGCCCCATATCTAGCCCCACCTTGGATGCCTTCTTTGTGAAAATCCACAATGAGTACTTTGCCAACTGCTCTCTGCCCACCAGTACCTTTGTCACCCAGCCATCCATAGGAACTGTCACCATCTTGACCTTCTTGACTGTCTGCCTGGTGCCCATCTCAGTTGTGCTTCTGCTCCGCAAGATCTGA
- the LOC103279202 gene encoding receptor activity-modifying protein 1 isoform X1, translating to MRGLGRGLDEEQLASGAAAGSPCSKLSFLFSSGCTEVTYSDLEDEMSYLYPDEEELFEEEDLAIDCRDTYYDSIALHCWPKFHFVFVATDESNQCLWETIGSIYGELALCTGLLAEGMGCPISSPTLDAFFVKIHNEYFANCSLPTSTFVTQPSIGTVTILTFLTVCLVPISVVLLLRKI from the exons ATGAGGGGTTTAGGGCGAGGTTTGGATGAAGAACAGCTGGCCAGTGGGGCTGCTGCCGGATCTCCCTGCTCcaaactttcttttcttttttcttcaggaTGCACAGAAGTGACATACAGTGACCTCGAAGATGAAA TGTCCTACTTATATCCAGATGAAGAAG AGTTATTTGAAGAGGAGGACCTGGCCATTGACTGCAGAGATACCTACTACGATTCGATAGCTTTGCATTGCTGGCCCAAATTTCACTTTGTCTTTGTGGCTACGGATGAGAGCAACCAGTGTCTCTGGGAAACAATTGGCAG TATTTATGGTGAACTTGCTCTCTGTACTGGGCTGCTGGCTGAAGGTATGGGCTGCCCCATATCTAGCCCCACCTTGGATGCCTTCTTTGTGAAAATCCACAATGAGTACTTTGCCAACTGCTCTCTGCCCACCAGTACCTTTGTCACCCAGCCATCCATAGGAACTGTCACCATCTTGACCTTCTTGACTGTCTGCCTGGTGCCCATCTCAGTTGTGCTTCTGCTCCGCAAGATCTGA
- the LOC103279202 gene encoding receptor activity-modifying protein 1 isoform X3 produces the protein MASTLQYHLLYSAIVSLFCTGCTEVTYSDLEDEMSYLYPDEEELFEEEDLAIDCRDTYYDSIALHCWPKFHFVFVATDESNQCLWETIGSIYGELALCTGLLAEGMGCPISSPTLDAFFVKIHNEYFANCSLPTSTFVTQPSIGTVTILTFLTVCLVPISVVLLLRKI, from the exons ATGGCTTCTACACTCCAGTATCATCTCTTGTATTCTGCCATAGTTTCACTTTTCTGCACAG gaTGCACAGAAGTGACATACAGTGACCTCGAAGATGAAA TGTCCTACTTATATCCAGATGAAGAAG AGTTATTTGAAGAGGAGGACCTGGCCATTGACTGCAGAGATACCTACTACGATTCGATAGCTTTGCATTGCTGGCCCAAATTTCACTTTGTCTTTGTGGCTACGGATGAGAGCAACCAGTGTCTCTGGGAAACAATTGGCAG TATTTATGGTGAACTTGCTCTCTGTACTGGGCTGCTGGCTGAAGGTATGGGCTGCCCCATATCTAGCCCCACCTTGGATGCCTTCTTTGTGAAAATCCACAATGAGTACTTTGCCAACTGCTCTCTGCCCACCAGTACCTTTGTCACCCAGCCATCCATAGGAACTGTCACCATCTTGACCTTCTTGACTGTCTGCCTGGTGCCCATCTCAGTTGTGCTTCTGCTCCGCAAGATCTGA